DNA sequence from the Dioscorea cayenensis subsp. rotundata cultivar TDr96_F1 unplaced genomic scaffold, TDr96_F1_v2_PseudoChromosome.rev07_lg8_w22 25.fasta BLBR01000974.1, whole genome shotgun sequence genome:
caaaaagaaataacaaagcAATCCACTGGAGTGAAAACTGACAAAATCCAAGGCCAAAAAGTGAgtaaaaaatagagaaagacAACAAAAGTCCATGGGGAGCACAAAGATGAGGACCTGGTaatgagaaaattaaattaaattttaattattttgtgtaaccattttttataaataaaaatattcaattgaTTAGCATATGATGATCAAATAGATCAACTAGAGAATAATAGGGAACGATCTCTCTCATGTACTCGATATcgaattatttatatagatcTGTTCATATCATACATGATAGTAGGTGGGTTTAAACTTCGAGTTCAAACTGAAAGTGAGAATAAAAGCGTGTTGAAAATATTAATCTCTACATCTCAATGGCATGTCTTGTctactttataaaaataatacaataatttgATAACTAATATCGCGATTATTGATAGCTTGATTTGAAATTCTAACTGTGATAATTATCTAAATAGTCTCTACTTTAAACTTCCTCCTCAGTCCCCTcactttaaattgtaactttttagtccctctattatgtttaatgagtcatgccAGTGTCCTTTTTTGAttgtttagggttagggtttatgATTTAAGAAGGGATATgatatgattaaattaaaattgtagagAGATTGAAAGATTACAGTTCAAAGTAAAATGACTAAAATAGTAAGTTTGAAATTATAGTGGGACTCTTTATGGAATTATACCAAATTCTAACATGTTATATGTACCCATCAGATTCCTACCCTAAATTAATGCCCTTTTCATGAGATCAATTTGGTTGGTTAGAACTATGTAATAATACTTTGTTAAAATCTGATTGCTTGATGATTTTCTTTGGGTAAAGATTAAGAAAGCCTCTTAGTCAAACAAGGTTAATCAGAAATGGGATCGTATAGAGTTCGGATATATGGTATATGTGAATCTCTATTCATTTCAAACCCTAATTCTCCTTTTGGATCTTCTTCTTGCTTATCTGGAACTCGCAAATAGAGAATGAGCTGCGTTTGTGCTTGCTCACATCCCATTATAATCTTCAACATAATACAAACTCTAGAACATATATAAATCATGCTTATGATATATAATATCTATCCATGATCAACACTCAAAATGAAAGCTTTAACTAGGTTCAACATATATCTAaactccaaaaaaacaaaacagttTGTACTTCTTATACTAAAAACAAGCAGCTGATTATTAACTTCTAGCTCCTCAGCAACTTCTTTCAACCTCTAAACTCCAGGTCGGGAACTAGTTCCTTCATTCTGCAAATGTTTTCAGAAACAAATTGAGGCAATTACATACACTGGCAAAAATGCAACTTGAAAGTTTCTTCAATTTGGTTTCAATAACAAGTAAGAACTAAAGTAGCAATTTCTGACAAGATTAAAAGATTTGATGATGGTATATTAATTACTTCCTTTTCATGGTTAAAATTCAATCTCTGATCAATATATAGTATTTCTACTTATGAACACTGTACCTGCTGGTTGCTATCTGTTATGATTTTGTCGATCAGGAAGCTGTGTTCCTTCGAGTCTAACATTGCATTTATAATATCTGATTTTTCAAGGCTCCGTCTCCGGTTATTTTTAGTTCTCAGCCATGAAAGCCTGGCTATGTCCTCTATGAGAAGCTCACAAGCCTTTGCCAGGATGAAGGGTGATTCAGCCTTGACCTTctgtttacacacacacacacacatatatatataaagatggaAGGGTTAAAGACTTTGCTATTCACTAGTATTAATGAAGAACAGGTAATCTGATCACATATGCAAACCTGTGCAGAGTTGCTCGATTTCACCAACCTCTTCATTCTGGACTTTGCAAACTCATGGTTCTTGTAATCTGAAGCTGCCAACATTATTAATGCATGATCAGTTGAATTCTTTAGCATATATAAATGCGCACTCATTTAATTAAAGGCTTGTTTTTCATTATTCTATTTCTGCAAACATGGATtttacaaggaaagaaaaaagTTGCTGCAAAGCaatggatataaatatatatatatatgatgttttGAGAATGTACACAGGATGGAACTCTTGAAAATATGGGTAAACCATATGATCAATACTGAATTCACATCATTACTTTCTGGCTATTTTGCGGTGGTCACAAGCATTAGTTACATCTTAAAAAGCTCATAATTATGCACTGAAATCATAAAATTAGACGAATGTATGCATGACATTTTGCACATATATGAAACCTATTAAAAAGCAAGAGATTGAGTACACATGGAAATGTATGAATAGATATACAACCATACATAAATGAATGAGTTTCCATTGAAGTATAATTAAGAGAATGGATTCAAGATCATCATTTTATCCACATTCCTACTTTTGTAGTAGGCACAAATATCAATTTGGCAGCTAAAAACCTCACAATCTTGTACCGAAACGACAAAATCGATGATGATAGGCATAAGATCTAAAAAGCTGATGTCTGTGAATCTAAAATTctataaaagaacacaaaatcgAACACGTGGTCGTGTGTGAATCGatataaaattatacaaaaatgaaTGTGTTTCCATTGAAGGACAAATAGAATGGAATCAAAACCGACAATGAATTCAcattcttatatttttcctaTACTAGTAGTAAGCACAAACATATAGAGCTTCTCCTGAAAACACATAATCATGCACCAAAACGAAAAAATTCGATGTCTGTAAGCATGAGACCAAGCATTTGAATGTCTTGTATCTACAATTCCATAAAAAACTTGAAATCGAACACGTGGAAGTGCATGTATGAATCGATATAAAGCCCTATAAAGTTGGATTAGTTTCTAGTACTGGAGTTCAAAGGAGAATATGATCAAGATTGGCATTCAATTCATGatattctttctttgattttgcCAACTTTTGCTGTAAGCATGAGCATATTTTGCATCTTCTAAAAACTCATAATCGTGTgccaaaatgacaaaattaaatgCTGGTAGGGATGAGATCAAATACATCTatgtttatgaataaaaaagtctacaaaagaacatgaaagTAGACTTATATAAGTGTGTAAATCAGTATAAAGGCCTGTAAAGATGAACTAGAGTTTATATTTGAGTACAAGGGGAATGGAATCAGGAtagatatatattgaaattcACATTCTTACTTTTtagcacaaatatatatatatatatatatattgcaccTGCTTAAAACtaccaaaattacaaaattcaaaCACATAAACATGAAATTGGCATATAAAACTCCGCAGTTCAAGATCCTTTAAAAAGCATTAGATTAAACACAAGGAAGAAGGgaaatctctaaaaaaaaaaatcagtttccacagaaatatataaattagttaaaatgaaCTCTAAACCTTGAAGGTTTTCAAAACGCGTCTTCTGGCTTTGCCAAAACAAGTCCATGTGTTGCTTCTCCATCCTCATAAGATCAGAATGAGACATCAAATCAGGCAACCTTATCTGTAAACACAAGGTAACATACAATAAGATCTGGCACACTTAATTCAATAAGAATTAAAGAAACTCACAATTTGCAAGTATgaacatattattataaaattaaatttcaatagCATGAAAATTCTTCACCTGATTTATAGAAGGATAATTGACAGGAGCCTGAGGAAAAACCGATCTTGGTGGAGATGGATTATGGATAGGCAAAGGGAAGTACATTGAGTTTGGATCATTTACAGAATGATCCATAACAGGAGCTTGAAGAAATCTATTAATGGATCTAGGTGGAGGTGGAGCACTAATAGGGTTCTGATAATTTTCAGAATGATCCCCTACATGAACCTGAGAAAACTTATACATCAAACGAGGTGGAGGTGGTGGAGCAATGATAGGGAAGTTGTCTGAGTTGGGATCATTTTCAGAATGATCCATTGATGTTGATGGCAGAGattaagaaagaaaggaaagaggTTTGCAGCACTTGGATGAATTACACAACAAAGTAATGCTGTCTCTAAATAGAAAAGCAGGAAGGCTAGACGGAAACAAGAATGGATGAGAGGAGAGAAATGGTTTCTACTTGCTAAAAGAGGCTTTTTCTCTGACACAAGGAAAGAATATCATCTTGCTTTCAGTGTTGAGATAACCATGCACACACTCTCTCTTGCGTCATTTATCTGGTCTCCTCTCCTTCTCAGTCTTCATACACTCACTCACAACAAACACTTtccttctttatttcttgttgtgTATATGGTACAATGTACTTCACATGCAATATAACCAGCATGGAACTATACTAAAACCAACAAATGGATGTGGCACCTCCGCTCCCCTCCGTCTCTATCTTTCTATATAGCTCTCGTTTAACAAAAGGTGACAAATTGTGCTGCATGCACAACGTATCTGAATTTGTATTGTACCAAAAAGGAAGTTCGGTGCATCACTTATCTCTTTTACTTATTGTAGAGGGGGAAATAAGTGGAGCTTTAATTAAGGACATGAAATGAATCGGAGCTCCGGTGAACCTGTGAACTCAGTAGACAGTGAAAGGAGATAAGAGAAAGAGCAAAAGACACTCTTGActtaagaaaaaggaaagaagatgCAGGAACCTAAGAGCTCAGTGCTCTTCTAACATTATATATTCAGAAAGTAAAAGTCAAAAAGTAACATCAATCTTTGACACTAACCCCATTGGTTAGTCTACACCATTAACTATAAACCCATTGGTCCATAACCTCAAACACTAATATTAGATACTATATTATACTATCATGCATCAAAACACTTCTCCCATTCATTCAACCTTCTCCAGTCCCTATTACTGTGACCATACTGCACTTGCACTTGTCCACACCTTGCCATGCTTTTCTGGAGATGCCGGCCATCACACACTCCATGCTCCTGCCATCTCATCTCCGGTCATACGCTTCAATCACtgatcaacatcaacatcaacaccCACCCTTGATTGAAGCTCCACTACTCCTAGCTGCACTCTCATAGCTTTATGCTTCTCAACTGACAAGGGCTTGGTGAAGATGTCTGCCAACTGGTCTCCGGTGTTGCAATGTTGTAGAACAATCAGGCCATCAGCAATGAGACTTCGAATGAAATGAAATCGAacatcaatgtgtttggttCTTCCGTGAAATGCCGGATTCTTTGCCACAGCAATAGTGGACTGGTTATCACACCAAAGAACTGACGCCTTGTCAAAACACCTCCCACAATCACCCAATATTCTCCTCAACCATACCATTTGGCAGGCTGCGGTTGTGGCAGCTACATACTCAGCCTCCGTTGATGATAATGCCACGACATCATGCTTCTTCGATCCCCAGGTGATTGCGCAGGAACCGAGCCTAAAAAACATACCTGATGTACTCTTTCGATCACTCAAAGACCCACCCCAGTCACTGTCTGTAAAGCCTTCCATACACCCTTCACATCTATTTGGATAGAACAATCCAAACTTCACAGTTCCAGCCAAGTATTTTACCACTCTTTTAGCTGCACACAGATGCTTCACATTTGGTCTACTCATGAATCTGGAGAGGAAATTTACTGCATAACATATATCAGGTCTAGTATACACAACATACAGAAGTTTTCCAATCAGACTCCTGTACATCATAGCATCAACAAGCTCAGCTTCGTCTTCATCtagaaatttttcattaatcccCATTGGTGTATCTGCATACCTGCATTGTTTCATATTCAATTCTCTCAATAAATTTTCAATGTACCTTGTCTGAGATATGAATATCCCTCCAATTGACTGATGTATTTCCAACCCAAGAAAATATCTAATCAATCCCAAGTCCGCCATATCAAACTTCCTCTTCATTTCAGCTTG
Encoded proteins:
- the LOC120255363 gene encoding nuclear transcription factor Y subunit C-4-like, with translation MDHSENDPNSDNFPIIAPPPPPRLMYKFSQVHVGDHSENYQNPISAPPPPRSINRFLQAPVMDHSVNDPNSMYFPLPIHNPSPPRSVFPQAPVNYPSINQIRLPDLMSHSDLMRMEKQHMDLFWQSQKTRFENLQASDYKNHEFAKSRMKRLVKSSNSAQKVKAESPFILAKACELLIEDIARLSWLRTKNNRRRSLEKSDIINAMLDSKEHSFLIDKIITDSNQQNEGTSSRPGV